From a single Agrobacterium tumefaciens genomic region:
- a CDS encoding GNAT family N-acetyltransferase, giving the protein MAIEIKLETPRQEAVLRLIDLSNAYMASLYPAESNHLVDIGQLEKDNASFFVARHEGRVVGCGALVEAGDGTAEVKRMFVDPDARGLRIGKLIMDTLVARGVELGLTVIRLETGISQPEAIGLYRKAGFVEIEAFAPYRPDPLSLFMEKAL; this is encoded by the coding sequence TTGGCCATCGAAATCAAGCTTGAAACACCCCGGCAGGAAGCGGTTCTGCGCCTCATCGATCTTTCCAATGCCTATATGGCGTCACTTTATCCCGCCGAGAGCAATCATCTGGTCGATATTGGTCAGCTGGAAAAGGATAATGCCTCGTTTTTTGTGGCGCGCCATGAGGGGCGTGTTGTCGGATGCGGGGCGCTGGTGGAAGCGGGTGACGGCACGGCGGAAGTCAAGCGCATGTTCGTTGACCCTGACGCGCGGGGACTGAGGATCGGCAAGTTAATCATGGATACGCTTGTTGCGCGTGGCGTCGAACTTGGCCTTACCGTCATCCGGCTCGAAACCGGTATCAGCCAGCCGGAAGCGATCGGTCTATACCGCAAGGCGGGGTTTGTGGAAATCGAGGCCTTTGCGCCTTACAGGCCGGATCCG